Sequence from the Rhodoflexus caldus genome:
GGATTTCGGAACTACTTGGAAAGCAACCTCCGATGCACAGGAAACTTTTGAAGGCTTTGACCGCAAAACAGGCCAGTTGAAGTGGACTGCCACTCGTGCCGACCTGATTTTCGGCTCTAACAGCGAACTGCGCGCCATTGCCGAAGTGTATGGCGCTGCCGATGGTCAGGAGAAGTTTGTTAAAGACTTCGTGGCTGCATGGAATAAGGTGATGAACCTCGACCGTTTTGACCTGCACAACTAATCGGTAACTGATTGGTAAGCAGTAAAACCACATAAAAATTGAACCCCGACAGGTGATACTTGTCGGGGTTTTTAAATTCGGCATTGCGCAGTGTGCCGCAAAAATGCCTGCTATTCCCAATATTGTGAATCCCGCCAATAATTTGCTAAAATCCCGCTTGGTTGTGCAGAGAGGCAAGACACGTTATTTCATCTTATAAATAACTGATTGATAGGGTTTTAAGCGAATATCTTTCCCTTCGGGAATGTCAGCGGAGTAGTTGTTGATGAGCACCTGCTTGGCACTGACGGCTTCGGGCAGGCTGATGCTTGCTTCGCGGTCGCTGAAATTGTGCAACACCAACAAACGGCTGCCTTCATGTGTGCGCGTATAGGCATATACCTGCGGATGTTCGCGCTGCAAGAGTTGATACGCACCGTATATCAACGCAGGATTTTCTTTGCGCAAGCGCACCATGCGGCGGAAATGGTTCAGCACAGAGTTGGGGTCTTTGTCTTGCTTGGCTACGTTGATTTCCACATAGTTAGGATTTACGGGCAACCACGGCGTGCCTGTGGTAAACCCTGCCTGCGGATTGCTGTTCCACTGCATCGGCGTTCTGCCGTTGTCCCGCGAACCGAATTTCAGGTCTGCCATATAGGCTACCACGTCGCCGCCGCTGTTGAGCACTTTTTTATAGCCGTTGATGGCAGCAATATCTTGGTATTGTTCAATTTTTTCAAAGCCTATGTTGGTCATGCCCAACTCGTCGCCGTAGTAGCAATAAGGCGTACCGCGCATACTCAAAATGAAGGTATTCAGCATTTTAGCGACAGCCTCGCGGAATTGGGGCGCATCGGTGGCATAGCGATTGACCATCCGCGCTTGGTCGTGGTTGGCAAGAAAAATTGAAATCCATCCTTTTTGGGCAAAAGCGCTGTCCCAACGGGAAAAAACATCTTTCAGGTGCAGCAAATCGTAGCCCGTGCGCTTGGGAATATCCACACCGTCAAAGGCATAAGCCATGTTGAGTTCTTGGCGGTCTTCGTCCACTAAATTGTGCGCATCTTCAAAGCTATTGCCTGCGCCTTCGGCTACGCTCATCAGGTTGTATTTGCTCAATACCTCGCGGTTCATTTCTTTTAAATACTCGTGCAAATTGCCCTGCATGGCGTAGTATTGCATAAAATTTTTCTCAAATCCGTCGGGGAATTTGGGAAAAGTGGTGTCTTTGGCGGCAAACTGGAAAGCATCCAAGCGGAAGCCGTCCACGCCTTTTTCTGCCCAAAACTTCATGATGTCGTACACTTCTCGGCGCACTTTGGGGTTTTCCCAGTTCAAGTCGGGCTGTTTGTCGGCGAAATAGTGCAGGTAGTAGGCATTGGTCAGCGAATCGTACTGCCATGCGTCGCCTTTTTCGTCAAACAGGCTGTAACGGTAGGGCGGCGTGCCTTTTTCGGCAGGCCACCAGTGGTAGTAGTTGCGGTAAGGATTGGTGCGCGAACTGCGCGACTGCTTGAACCACTCGTGCTCGTCGCTGCTGTGATTCACGACCATGTCCATAATCAAACGGATGCCGCGTTTGTGCATTTCGGCAAGCAACAGGTCAAAATCTGCCATGGTGCCAAACTCGGGCTGTATGCCGCGATAGTCGCTCACGTCGTAGCCGTTGTCCGCATTGGGCGATGTATAAATCGGGTTGAGCCAAACAGCATCCACGCCCAGGCTTTTGATGTAGTCCAACTCGCTGATGATGCCTTTCAGGTCGCCTACGCCGTCGCCGTCGGAATCTTTGAAACTTCGTGGATAAATTTGGTAAATCACGGCTTCTTTCCACCAAGGCTGCGCCTGTGCAGCAGTTTCTTGTTTTTTTGGGGTGCAATTTGTCAATCCGATTATCAGAAGACCGATTGCCAACAGAGTGTTTGTTTTCATTGTACGCTCTTATACTAATGGTTTTGCAAGGTTGATTTTATGGGTTTGGCAGATTGGCACGCACAACAGCTTCACTTTTGTTCGTGCGGACAGCTTTTATCAGCATTTCCAAAGTTTTCCAATATAAGCAATGCCCCCTAAAAACTCCACTTGAAGCGCATAAATGCCCGATGATTCAGGGCTTCGTAGGCAGGCAGGGACGCAAAAAAACTCTGCCAGACAATGTCCACATCCAGATTCGTAGCCGGATTGTAGCGCAGGGAAGGCAGCAGCAGTGTCAGGTTGGGGCCGGGCGCATAGAGTACCGAAAGGTTTGCCGACAGCGGCGGGGTGATTTCCTTGCCCATTCCTGCCAAAAAATTCCACCGCGTCGGCATGAGGTGCAGCGGCGAAAAATTGAAATTCAATTGCTGCAAATCGGTGGGGATTTCGCTGATGCCCTCGCTGTTGTAGAGCAGCCCGCCGCTGATGAACCAGCCGTTGGCGAATACATAATTGCTTTCAAGGCTCACATTCACATGCGCTTGGGGGTTGCGATGGGCAGCAAAAAACTGTACTTCGCCTTTGAAGCCTGCGTTTTTGATATTACCCGCCCAGCCACCGCCCAGCGTCAAGCGAT
This genomic interval carries:
- a CDS encoding glycoside hydrolase family 13 protein, which translates into the protein MKTNTLLAIGLLIIGLTNCTPKKQETAAQAQPWWKEAVIYQIYPRSFKDSDGDGVGDLKGIISELDYIKSLGVDAVWLNPIYTSPNADNGYDVSDYRGIQPEFGTMADFDLLLAEMHKRGIRLIMDMVVNHSSDEHEWFKQSRSSRTNPYRNYYHWWPAEKGTPPYRYSLFDEKGDAWQYDSLTNAYYLHYFADKQPDLNWENPKVRREVYDIMKFWAEKGVDGFRLDAFQFAAKDTTFPKFPDGFEKNFMQYYAMQGNLHEYLKEMNREVLSKYNLMSVAEGAGNSFEDAHNLVDEDRQELNMAYAFDGVDIPKRTGYDLLHLKDVFSRWDSAFAQKGWISIFLANHDQARMVNRYATDAPQFREAVAKMLNTFILSMRGTPYCYYGDELGMTNIGFEKIEQYQDIAAINGYKKVLNSGGDVVAYMADLKFGSRDNGRTPMQWNSNPQAGFTTGTPWLPVNPNYVEINVAKQDKDPNSVLNHFRRMVRLRKENPALIYGAYQLLQREHPQVYAYTRTHEGSRLLVLHNFSDREASISLPEAVSAKQVLINNYSADIPEGKDIRLKPYQSVIYKMK